From Micromonospora rifamycinica, a single genomic window includes:
- the rpsO gene encoding 30S ribosomal protein S15 yields MALDQEAKAKIRSEYATAEGDTGSPEVQVAVLTKRIAELTEHLKVHKHDHHSRRGLLLLVGRRRRLLNYVQKKDINRYRSLIERLGLRR; encoded by the coding sequence ATGGCGCTCGACCAGGAAGCCAAGGCCAAGATCCGCTCGGAGTACGCGACCGCCGAGGGCGACACCGGTTCGCCGGAGGTGCAGGTCGCGGTCCTCACCAAGCGGATCGCGGAGCTGACCGAGCACCTGAAGGTGCACAAGCACGACCACCACAGCCGCCGCGGGCTGCTGCTGCTGGTCGGTCGGCGCCGCCGGCTGCTCAACTACGTCCAGAAGAAGGACATCAACCGCTACCGGTCGCTCATCGAGCGGCTCGGCCTGCGCCGATGA